Proteins from one Amycolatopsis benzoatilytica AK 16/65 genomic window:
- a CDS encoding SDR family NAD(P)-dependent oxidoreductase, translated as MMMTDEPFVEALRKSLKEVERLRKQNEQLVAAAAEPIAVVGIGCRFPGGVSSPEQLWSLVEQGRDALGGFPADRGWDLDALGGTGRDRSLASEGGFLDGVADFDAGFFGISPREAAAMDPQQRVLLEASWEALERAGIDPRRLRGSRTGVFVGTIGQDYGQLVSKAGSETDAHAATGLLASVLSGRVSYAFGFEGPSMTIDTGCSSSLVTLHLAAQALRAGECSLALSGGVTVMTTPSAFVEFTRQGGLAPDGRCKSFADAADGTGWAEGVGVLVVERLSDARRHGHPVLAVLRGGAVNSDGASNGLTAPNGLSQQRVLTAALASAGLAPGDIDAVEGHGTGTTLGDPIEAQALLAVYGPGRAADRPLWIGSVKSNLAHTQGAAGVAGVIKMIMAIRHGVLPPSLHVDAPSTHVNWSGGGVSVLAERLPWPETGRPRRAGVSAFGISGTNAHVILEQAPATTEAEPVAAPEDVLPWLLSGRNERALRGQARTLLAHLADAPDQAPADTAFSLATTRASLERRAVVVGTGRDDLLAGVRALADGEPAPGLTVGTAVARERGTVLVFPGQGSQWAGMGAGLLAASPVFAARIAECEEALRPFTDWSLTAVLRGDEDAADLGRVDVAQPALWAMMVSLAALWRAHGVEPAAVVGHSQGEIAAACAAGGLSLSDGARIVALRSQAIARVLSGHGGMVSVTASREDVLERLKRWDGKASVAAVNGPSSVVVSGAVGALDELMESCQADGIRAKRIEVDYASHSEQVDALRDDLASVLAPIEPRSCEVPFFSTLTGGWLDTVELGAEYWFANLRGTVQLEDAVRSLLAAGHDLFIEASPHPVLAAGLQETIDSAGAGEAVVLGSLRRGDGGRTRLLTALAEAHVQGADVEWRELVAGGRRVDLPTYAFQRERYWLEPAGGAADLADLGLAPADHPLLGAALDRAEADGVVLTGRIGLATHSWLGDHVVLGSAVVPDTVFLEWAVRAGDEIGCDLLEELTVHQPLVLGEQGSVQVQVVAGPAADSEVPEDTGRQTVAVYSRSAEHGPWTCHATARMSAAAAGAAVPQPWPPEGAQPVGVDEFLAAAEAAGYEAGPAFRTVVAVWRREEDLFVQTELPGDLHSAAARFAVHPALLQTALTAGLATGGALGLPSNWHGVRVHATGATALRLHLHPDGEGGVSVTAEDLTGARVLAAASVRRATLSADLLAPAGPAHRDALFRLRWVPVSAELDGSAGRWAVVGTSAGRESAVERAGVLATQVPDLDTLAASGDPVPELVFLPVEPADGADLAATAHSAVRDVLTALQAFLREPRFDGSRLIVLTRQAVAAAPDEDVAGLAAAGVWGLVRSAQSENPGRIVLVDTDEEDSSAQALVAAVASAVAAGEPQLALRRGTAVVPRLARAETAAGKPGWQLDPTGAGTVLVTGGTGTLGALVCRHLVARYGIRRLLVISRRGPEASGAEALRDELAGLGATAEIVACDAANRDELAAVLAGIPAEHPLSGIVHLAGAVDDGVLDALTGERVDKVLEPKVDAALNLHELTRDQELSAFVLFSSFSGVAGAAGQANYAAANTFVDALAQRRRVHGLPAASLAWGFWAERSELTGGLDTTDLARFRREGILAMTGEQGLGLFDLASTVDESLVVTAPLDLKPATGETVPPLLRGLVRAAVRRSEAGPQVGPSLAERLSGRGAAEKEMVVLDLVNRHVAAVLGHGAAAEIEPDRGFLELGMTSLTAVELRNRLAADTGIRLPVTLIFDHPAPLALARHLLTELGAAVPDGGIPALAELERLEAAVALSEPDAAARQLLAKRLAAMQWRLEAAGEPAAAASTGPTELAEVGDDEMFALIDQELGRG; from the coding sequence GTGATGATGACGGACGAGCCCTTTGTCGAGGCCCTGCGCAAGTCGCTCAAGGAGGTTGAGCGGCTGCGCAAGCAGAACGAGCAGCTGGTGGCCGCGGCGGCGGAACCGATCGCCGTCGTCGGCATCGGATGCCGCTTCCCGGGCGGGGTGAGCTCGCCCGAACAGCTGTGGAGCCTGGTCGAACAGGGCCGGGACGCTCTCGGCGGCTTTCCCGCCGACCGCGGCTGGGACCTCGACGCGCTCGGCGGCACCGGCCGGGACCGCAGCTTGGCGAGCGAGGGCGGGTTCCTCGACGGCGTAGCGGATTTCGATGCCGGGTTCTTCGGGATCTCGCCCCGAGAGGCGGCCGCGATGGACCCGCAGCAGCGGGTGCTGTTGGAAGCGTCGTGGGAAGCGCTCGAACGGGCCGGGATCGACCCTCGGCGGTTGCGCGGCAGCCGGACCGGCGTCTTCGTCGGGACGATCGGCCAAGACTACGGCCAGCTCGTTTCGAAGGCGGGCTCGGAAACGGACGCCCACGCCGCGACCGGCCTGCTGGCGAGCGTGCTGTCGGGCCGGGTCTCCTACGCGTTCGGCTTCGAGGGCCCGTCGATGACGATCGACACCGGCTGCTCGTCGTCGCTGGTAACGCTGCATTTGGCGGCGCAGGCGCTGCGCGCCGGCGAATGCTCGCTTGCCCTGTCGGGCGGAGTGACAGTCATGACGACGCCGTCCGCGTTCGTCGAGTTCACTCGCCAAGGCGGGCTCGCGCCGGACGGTCGGTGCAAGTCGTTCGCGGACGCAGCCGACGGCACCGGCTGGGCGGAAGGCGTGGGCGTCCTGGTGGTGGAACGGCTTTCCGACGCGCGCCGCCACGGGCACCCGGTGCTGGCCGTGCTGCGCGGCGGCGCGGTCAACTCCGACGGTGCCAGCAACGGCCTGACCGCGCCGAACGGCCTCTCCCAGCAGCGCGTGCTCACCGCCGCGCTGGCCAGCGCGGGGCTCGCTCCCGGCGACATCGACGCTGTGGAAGGGCACGGCACCGGGACCACGCTCGGCGACCCGATCGAAGCGCAGGCGCTGCTCGCGGTGTACGGCCCCGGCCGCGCCGCGGACCGTCCATTGTGGATCGGGTCGGTCAAGTCGAACCTCGCGCACACCCAGGGCGCAGCGGGGGTGGCGGGCGTGATCAAGATGATCATGGCGATCCGGCACGGCGTGCTGCCGCCGAGTCTGCACGTCGACGCGCCGAGCACGCACGTGAACTGGTCCGGCGGCGGGGTGTCGGTGCTCGCCGAGCGCCTGCCGTGGCCGGAGACCGGCCGCCCGCGCCGAGCTGGGGTCTCGGCGTTCGGCATCAGCGGCACCAACGCCCACGTGATCCTGGAACAAGCGCCCGCGACCACTGAAGCAGAGCCGGTCGCCGCGCCGGAAGACGTACTGCCCTGGCTGCTGTCCGGCCGCAACGAACGCGCGTTGCGTGGGCAGGCGCGAACGCTGCTCGCGCACCTCGCCGACGCACCGGACCAGGCACCGGCCGACACTGCGTTCTCGCTGGCCACCACGCGGGCTTCGCTCGAACGCCGGGCGGTCGTCGTCGGCACCGGCCGCGACGACCTGCTTGCCGGCGTGCGGGCGCTGGCCGACGGAGAACCTGCGCCGGGGCTCACTGTCGGCACCGCGGTGGCCCGCGAGCGCGGCACCGTCCTGGTCTTCCCCGGCCAGGGCTCCCAGTGGGCGGGCATGGGTGCCGGTCTCCTTGCCGCGTCGCCGGTTTTCGCCGCCCGGATCGCGGAGTGCGAAGAGGCGTTGCGACCCTTCACCGACTGGTCGCTGACTGCGGTGCTGCGCGGCGACGAAGACGCGGCCGACCTCGGCCGGGTCGACGTGGCCCAGCCCGCGCTCTGGGCGATGATGGTTTCGCTGGCCGCGCTGTGGCGTGCCCACGGCGTCGAACCGGCGGCGGTCGTCGGCCATTCGCAGGGCGAGATCGCCGCCGCCTGCGCCGCAGGCGGACTGTCCCTTTCGGACGGAGCGCGGATCGTGGCGCTGCGCAGCCAGGCCATCGCCAGGGTGCTGTCCGGGCACGGCGGGATGGTGTCGGTCACCGCGTCCCGCGAAGACGTGCTGGAGCGGCTGAAGCGCTGGGACGGAAAGGCGTCGGTCGCCGCGGTCAACGGACCGTCGTCGGTCGTCGTTTCCGGTGCGGTCGGCGCGCTCGACGAGCTGATGGAGTCCTGCCAGGCCGACGGCATCCGGGCAAAACGGATCGAGGTGGACTACGCGTCCCACTCGGAGCAGGTCGACGCCCTGCGCGACGACCTGGCTTCGGTGCTCGCGCCGATCGAGCCGCGCAGCTGCGAGGTGCCGTTCTTCTCCACGCTCACCGGCGGCTGGCTCGACACCGTCGAACTGGGTGCCGAGTACTGGTTCGCCAATCTCCGCGGCACGGTCCAGCTGGAGGACGCGGTACGGTCGCTGCTCGCCGCCGGGCACGACCTGTTCATCGAAGCTTCCCCGCATCCGGTGCTGGCCGCGGGCCTGCAAGAAACGATCGACTCCGCGGGCGCGGGCGAAGCGGTCGTGCTCGGTTCGTTGCGCCGCGGCGACGGCGGACGCACGCGGCTGCTCACTGCGCTGGCCGAAGCACACGTGCAGGGCGCGGACGTCGAGTGGCGCGAACTCGTCGCCGGCGGACGCCGCGTCGACCTGCCGACGTATGCGTTCCAGCGCGAGCGGTACTGGCTCGAACCCGCAGGCGGCGCCGCCGATCTGGCAGACCTCGGGCTGGCGCCCGCCGACCATCCGCTGCTGGGTGCCGCGCTGGACCGGGCCGAGGCCGACGGCGTGGTGCTCACCGGCCGAATCGGGCTGGCCACGCACTCCTGGCTCGGCGACCACGTCGTACTGGGTTCGGCCGTCGTGCCGGACACGGTTTTCCTGGAGTGGGCGGTGCGGGCGGGCGACGAAATCGGCTGCGACCTGCTTGAGGAGCTGACTGTGCACCAGCCGCTGGTGCTCGGCGAACAGGGCTCGGTCCAAGTGCAGGTGGTCGCGGGACCCGCTGCGGACAGCGAAGTACCCGAGGACACTGGCAGGCAGACGGTCGCGGTGTATTCGCGGAGCGCGGAGCACGGGCCGTGGACCTGCCACGCCACGGCGAGGATGTCGGCCGCTGCCGCCGGTGCGGCCGTGCCGCAGCCGTGGCCTCCCGAAGGTGCCCAGCCGGTCGGCGTGGACGAATTCCTCGCGGCGGCCGAAGCGGCCGGATACGAGGCGGGGCCGGCGTTCCGGACCGTCGTCGCGGTGTGGCGGCGCGAGGAAGACCTGTTCGTGCAGACCGAACTTCCCGGTGACCTTCACTCGGCCGCGGCCCGGTTCGCCGTGCACCCGGCGCTGCTGCAGACCGCGCTGACCGCCGGTCTCGCCACCGGAGGCGCACTCGGGCTGCCGTCGAACTGGCACGGGGTGCGGGTGCACGCCACGGGGGCGACCGCGCTGCGGCTGCACCTGCACCCGGACGGCGAGGGCGGCGTGTCCGTGACAGCCGAGGATCTCACCGGTGCCCGAGTGCTTGCCGCGGCCTCGGTCCGGCGGGCAACGCTCTCCGCCGATCTGCTCGCGCCCGCCGGACCTGCCCACCGCGACGCGCTGTTCCGGCTCCGATGGGTCCCGGTGTCGGCCGAACTGGACGGGTCGGCCGGTCGCTGGGCCGTGGTCGGCACGTCGGCAGGCAGGGAGTCCGCAGTGGAACGGGCCGGAGTCCTGGCGACGCAGGTGCCGGACCTCGACACGCTTGCCGCGTCCGGGGACCCGGTGCCGGAGCTGGTGTTCCTGCCCGTCGAGCCGGCGGACGGGGCAGACCTCGCCGCGACCGCCCACTCGGCGGTCCGCGATGTCCTGACCGCGCTGCAGGCCTTCCTGCGGGAGCCCCGGTTCGACGGCTCCCGCCTGATCGTGCTGACCCGCCAGGCGGTTGCCGCCGCACCGGACGAGGACGTCGCCGGGCTCGCCGCCGCCGGGGTGTGGGGACTGGTGCGCAGTGCGCAGTCCGAGAACCCCGGCCGGATCGTCCTGGTCGACACCGACGAAGAAGACAGCTCCGCGCAGGCGCTCGTCGCCGCGGTCGCCAGCGCCGTCGCCGCGGGCGAACCGCAGCTCGCGCTCCGCCGCGGCACCGCGGTCGTCCCGCGGCTCGCCAGGGCGGAGACAGCGGCCGGGAAGCCCGGATGGCAGCTCGACCCCACCGGGGCCGGAACGGTGCTCGTGACCGGCGGCACCGGCACGCTGGGCGCACTGGTCTGCCGCCACCTCGTGGCCCGCTACGGAATCCGCCGCTTGCTGGTGATCAGCAGGCGCGGTCCCGAGGCGTCCGGCGCGGAGGCGCTCCGCGATGAGCTGGCCGGCCTCGGGGCGACGGCGGAGATCGTCGCCTGCGACGCCGCGAACCGCGACGAGCTGGCCGCCGTGCTGGCGGGGATTCCGGCGGAGCATCCGCTGAGCGGAATCGTCCACTTGGCCGGTGCGGTCGACGACGGCGTGCTCGACGCGCTGACCGGCGAGCGCGTCGACAAGGTGCTCGAACCGAAGGTGGACGCCGCGCTCAACCTGCACGAACTCACCCGTGATCAGGAACTTTCGGCGTTCGTGCTGTTCTCCTCGTTCTCCGGCGTCGCCGGTGCGGCGGGGCAGGCCAACTACGCCGCGGCGAACACTTTCGTCGATGCGCTCGCCCAGCGCCGCCGGGTCCACGGGCTGCCCGCCGCTTCGCTCGCCTGGGGTTTCTGGGCAGAGCGCAGCGAACTGACCGGCGGGCTGGACACGACCGATCTTGCCCGGTTCCGCCGCGAAGGCATCCTCGCGATGACCGGCGAACAGGGGCTCGGGCTGTTCGACCTGGCGTCCACTGTGGATGAATCGCTGGTGGTCACCGCGCCGCTGGACCTGAAGCCGGCCACGGGCGAAACCGTTCCGCCGTTGCTGCGCGGGCTCGTGCGGGCCGCGGTGCGCCGCAGCGAGGCCGGGCCGCAGGTCGGGCCGAGCCTTGCCGAGCGGCTGTCGGGGCGCGGCGCGGCCGAGAAGGAGATGGTGGTGCTGGATTTGGTGAACCGGCACGTGGCCGCGGTGCTCGGGCACGGCGCGGCGGCGGAGATCGAACCCGACCGCGGGTTCCTCGAACTCGGAATGACCTCGCTGACCGCGGTCGAGCTGCGCAACCGGCTGGCTGCCGACACCGGGATCCGGCTGCCGGTCACGCTGATCTTCGACCATCCGGCCCCGCTCGCGCTGGCCCGGCACCTGCTGACCGAACTCGGCGCGGCGGTGCCGGACGGCGGGATCCCGGCGCTGGCGGAGCTGGAGCGGCTCGAAGCGGCGGTCGCACTGTCCGAACCGGACGCCGCGGCCAGGCAGCTGCTGGCCAAGCGGCTGGCCGCGATGCAGTGGCGGCTGGAAGCCGCGGGCGAGCCGGCCGCCGCGGCGAGCACCGGGCCGACCGAACTCGCCGAGGTCGGCGACGACGAGATGTTCGCACTCATCGACCAGGAACTCGGACGCGGCTGA